Proteins co-encoded in one Gleimia hominis genomic window:
- a CDS encoding DDE-type integrase/transposase/recombinase, with amino-acid sequence MTDFTYLRSSESWVFPCAIRDGHSRRVIGYTMGPRQDTNLVIEALTRARALRGHLPEKVILHADRETQFTSDQPDKAAGEIGVRMSVGRTEVCWDNAMAKSFWATLKVECFYWNVSATRAKVYDGVGERIEVFHNRCRRHSAIGFLSPVAYKLSLGQATAALIAA; translated from the coding sequence ATCACGGATTTTACGTATCTGCGCAGTAGTGAGAGCTGGGTGTTTCCGTGTGCGATCCGGGACGGTCATTCCCGTCGGGTGATCGGGTATACCATGGGGCCGCGGCAGGACACGAATCTGGTGATCGAAGCGTTGACCCGGGCTCGTGCTTTGCGGGGGCACTTGCCGGAGAAGGTGATTTTGCATGCTGACCGTGAAACACAGTTCACCAGTGATCAGCCCGACAAGGCTGCCGGTGAGATTGGTGTGCGGATGTCAGTGGGAAGGACTGAGGTGTGCTGGGATAACGCGATGGCGAAGTCGTTTTGGGCGACGTTGAAGGTTGAGTGTTTCTACTGGAATGTTTCCGCCACCAGGGCAAAGGTTTATGACGGTGTGGGTGAGCGGATTGAGGTTTTCCACAATCGCTGCCGTCGACATTCTGCCATCGGATTTCTCAGTCCGGTGGCTTATAAGTTATCGCTAGGGCAAGCAACAGCGGCGCTAATAGCCGCTTAA